From Virgibacillus ihumii, the proteins below share one genomic window:
- the hutU gene encoding urocanate hydratase produces the protein MVTDAKKHIEQYRGTKLHTKGWLQEAALRMLNNNLNPEVAENPDELVVYGGIGKAARNWDCYHAIVKELKRLEDDETLLVQSGKPAVVFKTHKDAPKVLIANSNLVPAWANWDHFNELDQKGLMMYGQMTAGSWIYIGSQGIVQGTYETFAECGRQHFNGSLKGTISLTAGLGGMGGAQPLAVTLNEGVCIAIEVDQHRIDRRLETKYLDTQAKNLSEAVRMAQEAQDAGTPLSIGLLGNAAEILPQMIAEGFIPDVLTDQTSAHDPKNGYVPVDMTLDEAADLREKDPQHYTQLSRKGIAKHVEAMLEMQQKGAITFDYGNNIRQVAKDEGVENAFDFPGFVPAYIRPQFCEGKGPFRWVALSGDPEDIYKTDEVILKEFSYNESLCKWIRMAREKISFQGLPSRICWLGYGERARFGKIINDMVASGEIKAPIVIGRDHLDSGSVASPNRETEGMKDGSDAVADWPILNALVNSVGGASWVSVHHGGGVGMGYSLHAGMVIVADGTKEAEARLERVLTTDPGMGVARHVDAGYELAEETAREKDVQIPMLDSKGE, from the coding sequence ATGGTAACGGATGCCAAGAAGCACATTGAACAGTATCGGGGAACGAAACTTCATACAAAAGGGTGGCTGCAGGAAGCTGCATTACGCATGCTGAACAATAACCTCAATCCGGAGGTTGCGGAAAACCCGGATGAACTGGTCGTGTACGGTGGTATCGGTAAAGCAGCGCGGAACTGGGATTGTTATCACGCTATTGTGAAGGAATTGAAGCGGCTTGAAGATGATGAAACATTGCTGGTTCAGTCAGGCAAGCCTGCTGTTGTTTTTAAAACACATAAGGATGCGCCAAAAGTGCTGATTGCCAATTCAAACCTTGTTCCGGCGTGGGCCAACTGGGACCATTTTAATGAATTGGATCAGAAGGGTTTGATGATGTACGGTCAGATGACAGCCGGCAGTTGGATTTACATCGGGAGCCAGGGAATTGTCCAGGGCACATACGAAACGTTCGCTGAATGTGGGCGCCAGCATTTTAATGGAAGTTTGAAAGGAACCATTTCGCTTACTGCGGGGCTTGGAGGCATGGGTGGTGCGCAGCCATTGGCGGTTACGTTGAATGAGGGGGTATGTATCGCGATAGAGGTTGATCAGCACCGGATTGACCGCCGTTTGGAAACGAAATATCTGGATACACAGGCGAAAAATTTAAGTGAAGCAGTCCGGATGGCACAAGAGGCCCAGGATGCAGGGACACCTCTTTCAATTGGCCTGCTTGGCAACGCTGCGGAAATTTTACCGCAAATGATTGCGGAAGGATTTATTCCGGATGTGCTGACCGATCAAACGTCAGCACATGACCCGAAAAATGGCTATGTGCCGGTTGATATGACACTGGATGAAGCGGCTGATTTACGGGAAAAAGATCCACAGCACTATACACAACTTTCCAGAAAAGGTATTGCAAAACATGTCGAAGCAATGCTGGAAATGCAGCAAAAAGGCGCCATTACGTTTGATTATGGCAACAATATCAGACAGGTGGCAAAGGATGAAGGGGTTGAGAATGCCTTTGATTTTCCTGGATTTGTTCCCGCCTACATCCGCCCGCAGTTTTGTGAAGGAAAAGGACCATTCCGCTGGGTAGCTTTGTCAGGTGATCCGGAAGATATTTATAAAACAGATGAAGTAATATTAAAGGAGTTCAGCTATAATGAATCGCTTTGCAAGTGGATTCGCATGGCACGGGAAAAAATCAGTTTTCAGGGACTTCCGTCACGCATTTGCTGGCTGGGCTACGGGGAACGTGCCCGCTTTGGCAAAATCATCAATGATATGGTGGCAAGCGGTGAAATAAAGGCACCGATTGTCATCGGGCGTGATCATTTGGATTCCGGGTCCGTCGCTTCACCCAACCGTGAAACTGAAGGAATGAAAGATGGCAGTGATGCCGTCGCTGACTGGCCGATTTTAAACGCGCTTGTTAACAGTGTCGGTGGAGCAAGCTGGGTCAGTGTTCATCATGGCGGCGGTGTCGGCATGGGGTATTCCTTGCATGCAGGCATGGTTATTGTTGCGGATGGAACGAAGGAAGCCGAAGCAAGGCTGGAACGCGTATTGACAACAGACCCTGGAATGGGTGTCGCTCGTCATGTTGATGCGGGCTATGAACTGGCAGAAGAAACCGCTCGAGAAAAAGATGTACAGATACCAATGTTGGACAGCAAAGGAGAATAA
- the hutI gene encoding imidazolonepropionase codes for MAKVLYIENASQVITMKGHSEKPAKKEAMNDINIIENGSVLIQDGKILAVGQDSELKKEYADSIAEAEKMDARGKTVTPGLIDPHTHLVHAGTRENEYAMRLQGKTYMEIMNAGGGIHATTRATQEADFDQLYAESKQRLDTFFTYGVTTVEAKSGYGLTLEHELKQLEVTKKLNEDHQMDVVSTFMGAHAVPMDEKDNPEPFVDRVIHEMIPEVAEKDLATFNDVFCERGVFTPEQSRRILEAGKKHGLIPKIHADEIEPYAGAELAAEVGAISADHLLKASDEGIRQMAEKNVMGVLLPGTAFFLMAEFARARRMIDAGVPVALSTDANPGSSPTLSLQFIMNLGCLKMGMTPEEVLTAVTINAAHAIGRADRIGSLEPGKQADIAIFDVPNHLMLSYKYGMNHVCAVIKKGELVTG; via the coding sequence ATGGCAAAAGTTTTATATATTGAAAATGCGTCACAGGTTATCACGATGAAGGGTCATTCAGAAAAACCAGCTAAAAAAGAGGCAATGAATGATATAAACATTATTGAAAATGGCAGTGTACTTATCCAGGATGGCAAGATTTTGGCTGTTGGCCAAGATTCTGAACTAAAAAAAGAATATGCAGATAGTATTGCTGAGGCAGAGAAAATGGATGCCCGCGGCAAGACAGTGACACCGGGGCTGATTGATCCGCATACCCATCTTGTTCATGCGGGTACAAGGGAAAACGAATATGCCATGCGGCTCCAAGGCAAAACATATATGGAAATTATGAATGCCGGGGGCGGAATTCATGCCACAACCCGGGCAACGCAGGAGGCTGATTTTGACCAGCTTTATGCCGAATCGAAACAACGTCTGGACACCTTTTTCACGTATGGTGTGACAACCGTTGAGGCAAAGAGCGGCTATGGATTAACGCTTGAACATGAACTGAAACAGCTTGAAGTTACCAAAAAACTGAATGAGGACCATCAGATGGACGTTGTGTCCACGTTTATGGGTGCTCATGCTGTACCGATGGATGAAAAGGATAATCCGGAGCCGTTTGTGGACCGGGTGATCCATGAAATGATTCCGGAAGTCGCTGAAAAGGATTTGGCAACATTCAATGATGTTTTTTGTGAACGCGGGGTGTTTACACCAGAGCAATCACGGCGGATTCTGGAAGCAGGGAAGAAACACGGCCTGATTCCCAAAATACATGCGGATGAAATTGAGCCCTATGCCGGTGCGGAACTGGCAGCTGAGGTTGGGGCGATTTCGGCAGATCATCTGCTGAAAGCCTCCGATGAAGGTATTCGTCAGATGGCTGAGAAGAATGTTATGGGTGTCCTGTTGCCGGGAACAGCATTTTTCCTGATGGCAGAGTTTGCCCGGGCAAGGAGAATGATCGATGCAGGAGTTCCGGTTGCTCTGTCCACCGATGCTAACCCAGGATCATCCCCGACATTATCCCTGCAGTTCATCATGAACCTGGGCTGCCTCAAAATGGGAATGACGCCGGAAGAGGTTTTAACCGCAGTAACGATTAATGCAGCCCATGCAATTGGTCGTGCAGATCGGATTGGAAGCCTGGAGCCGGGAAAACAGGCTGACATTGCGATTTTCGATGTGCCGAACCATTTGATGTTGTCGTATAAGTATGGGATGAATCATGTTTGTGCGGTGATAAAGAAGGGTGAGCTAGTAACAGGGTAA
- the hutG gene encoding formimidoylglutamase, with protein MDTDHDVSGFRFHQVVKVEDIHKFRQNDNAFAIIGFASDEGVRRNKGRQGASEAPDAVRQALAKLPYHLDSDIIDAGNVICEGSDLEKAQVELGEQVERILQSSATPVIIGGGHETLYGHYLGVRKFLGKDSKLGIINIDAHFDLRDDELPSSGTMFRQIMEKDEKAGYLCLGVQEFGNTKALFKTADELGCHYMLQQEVESGNFQKVQREIDAFSKDHDYIMLTLCTDSMMASAAPGVSAPTPLGLDPKTVKKIMTYTAAHEKTISFDISEVNPRVDENGKTVKLAAYLAAETMKSFRHTAQNYNEAEEIKW; from the coding sequence GTGGATACTGATCATGACGTGTCCGGTTTTCGTTTCCATCAGGTTGTAAAAGTTGAGGATATCCATAAATTCCGCCAAAATGACAACGCTTTCGCTATTATTGGTTTTGCTAGTGATGAAGGTGTAAGGCGCAATAAAGGTCGTCAGGGGGCGAGTGAAGCTCCGGATGCTGTCCGTCAAGCCCTCGCAAAACTGCCATATCATTTGGATAGCGACATAATCGATGCCGGAAATGTTATCTGTGAAGGCAGCGATTTGGAAAAAGCACAGGTGGAGCTCGGCGAACAAGTCGAACGCATTTTACAATCATCGGCTACTCCGGTCATTATCGGCGGCGGCCATGAAACATTATATGGGCATTATTTGGGTGTAAGGAAGTTTTTAGGTAAGGATTCCAAGCTTGGCATTATCAATATTGACGCACATTTTGATTTGCGCGATGACGAACTTCCATCATCCGGCACCATGTTCAGACAAATTATGGAAAAGGATGAAAAGGCCGGTTATTTGTGTCTTGGGGTGCAGGAGTTTGGAAATACAAAAGCGTTGTTTAAAACAGCGGATGAATTGGGTTGTCACTATATGCTGCAGCAGGAAGTGGAGTCAGGAAATTTTCAGAAAGTGCAGCGGGAGATTGATGCTTTCTCAAAAGACCATGACTACATTATGCTGACGCTCTGCACGGATTCCATGATGGCTTCTGCGGCACCAGGGGTCAGCGCGCCAACACCATTAGGCCTGGATCCTAAAACAGTCAAGAAAATCATGACATATACAGCTGCACATGAAAAGACCATCAGCTTTGATATCTCGGAAGTGAATCCGCGTGTTGATGAGAATGGTAAGACGGTCAAACTTGCGGCTTATCTGGCAGCGGAAACGATGAAAAGTTTTCGTCACACAGCTCAAAATTACAATGAAGCGGAGGAGATCAAATGGTAA
- a CDS encoding Maf family protein, translated as MSSNLILASSSPRRQELLQQINIPFTIRKQNADESVIQTGDPYEKVKQLALLKGRNVQIVSEKEIILSADTVVSFQNRIFEKPADEEEAFKMLSTMSGEMHEVYTGVMFRTQKTERVFVEKTSVEFWPLSDEEIKQYIATGDPFDKAGAYGIQSEGAVLVKGITGDYYNVVGLPVSRVVRELEQI; from the coding sequence ATGTCATCCAACCTAATATTGGCATCTTCGTCCCCGAGAAGACAGGAATTGCTACAACAGATCAATATCCCATTTACAATTCGAAAGCAAAATGCAGATGAATCGGTTATACAAACAGGTGATCCTTACGAAAAGGTCAAGCAGCTTGCATTGCTGAAGGGCCGGAATGTACAGATAGTTTCTGAGAAGGAAATTATACTGTCAGCTGATACAGTTGTTTCTTTTCAGAATAGGATTTTCGAAAAGCCTGCTGATGAGGAAGAAGCCTTTAAAATGCTTTCAACGATGAGCGGGGAAATGCATGAAGTATACACCGGTGTAATGTTTCGTACACAAAAAACGGAACGGGTATTTGTAGAAAAAACATCAGTCGAATTTTGGCCATTGTCTGATGAGGAAATCAAACAGTATATCGCAACCGGCGATCCATTTGATAAGGCTGGTGCGTATGGTATCCAGAGTGAGGGAGCGGTATTAGTGAAAGGGATAACAGGTGATTATTATAATGTTGTTGGTTTGCCGGTGTCACGGGTTGTGAGGGAGTTGGAACAAATTTGA
- a CDS encoding flavin reductase family protein, producing the protein MHYSTKQGTRSHGLPYDPFKSSTIPRPIGWLSTQSKDGVDNLAPYSQWQNLTWDPPMVMFAANQSVLGGRKDTVRNAEETGWFVWNMATWDLREAVNISSKAHTSDVDEFESAGVNKDSSIEAPGPRVAESPVHFECEYVQTVRIPTGNEVSTVDLVIGRVAHVHISDDIILPSGKLDVLKIKPIARLGYYDYTVINEIFEMVAPAASKEELAGLEGRNV; encoded by the coding sequence ATGCATTATTCAACAAAACAAGGTACAAGAAGTCATGGATTACCGTATGATCCTTTTAAAAGTAGTACAATACCGCGTCCTATTGGTTGGCTTTCAACCCAGTCAAAAGATGGGGTAGATAACCTAGCACCGTATAGCCAATGGCAGAATCTTACATGGGATCCACCTATGGTAATGTTTGCGGCAAATCAATCGGTTTTAGGCGGAAGAAAGGATACAGTTCGAAACGCCGAGGAAACTGGTTGGTTTGTTTGGAACATGGCTACTTGGGATCTACGTGAGGCGGTGAACATTTCTTCAAAGGCTCATACTTCAGATGTGGATGAATTTGAATCCGCTGGTGTAAACAAGGATAGTTCCATAGAGGCTCCCGGACCACGTGTTGCGGAATCGCCAGTTCATTTCGAATGTGAGTATGTTCAAACAGTCAGAATTCCCACTGGTAATGAGGTATCTACAGTCGATTTGGTTATCGGCCGAGTAGCACATGTGCATATCTCAGATGATATTATTCTACCTAGTGGAAAACTTGATGTGTTAAAAATAAAACCGATTGCCCGACTTGGGTATTATGACTATACAGTTATTAACGAGATATTTGAGATGGTTGCACCAGCTGCTTCAAAAGAAGAGTTGGCTGGTTTGGAAGGACGAAATGTTTAA
- a CDS encoding YjiH family protein: MSEKQISYETPSSEINNNIYRVSNVLKFLVYSLIGIFMFFIPVKINGTSSIPLDHIVTWLNSTFPSITPLFALLVILGGAIYPFATKTWNTSKFNVVFSILKVLGLIIGLALYFNVGPSWLLTPNMGPYLFDNLVVPVGITVPLGGVLLALLVGYGLLEFVGVLGERIMQPIWKTPGRSAINALASFVASFAVGLLITNREYKEGKFTVKQSVIIATGFSTVTVAFMIVVAKTLELMHIWNLYFWTTLFVTFAVTAVTVRIWPISKMSDKYYNKGQGEPDEKIQGEYLKNAWKNAMVAANNAPSLARNIWDNLRDGMVMTMSILPTILSIGLICLALAEYTPLFGYLGYIFYPITALLQIPEPFLAAKAAAIGITEMFLPALLVVGAPLITKFIISVVCVSSIIFFSASVPSILSTEIPISIPKLIIIWFERTIISLIIVTPIAFLLL, from the coding sequence ATGAGTGAAAAACAAATTTCATATGAAACACCGAGCTCCGAAATTAACAATAATATTTATCGTGTATCGAATGTTTTAAAGTTTTTGGTTTATAGTTTAATTGGTATCTTTATGTTTTTTATACCAGTAAAGATCAACGGCACATCTTCTATTCCTTTAGACCATATAGTTACATGGCTCAACAGTACGTTTCCTAGTATTACACCATTATTTGCTCTGTTGGTAATTTTAGGTGGTGCCATATATCCATTTGCTACAAAAACCTGGAATACTAGCAAATTCAATGTTGTTTTTTCTATTCTTAAAGTATTAGGGCTTATTATTGGTTTGGCTCTTTATTTTAATGTTGGTCCTTCATGGCTGCTAACTCCAAACATGGGTCCTTATTTGTTTGATAATTTAGTTGTACCAGTGGGAATTACAGTTCCATTAGGAGGGGTATTATTAGCCTTATTAGTGGGTTACGGATTACTTGAATTTGTTGGTGTCCTTGGTGAGCGTATTATGCAACCTATATGGAAAACACCTGGACGTTCAGCAATTAATGCCCTTGCCTCATTCGTAGCTAGTTTTGCTGTTGGCTTATTAATAACTAATCGTGAGTATAAGGAAGGCAAATTTACTGTTAAGCAATCTGTTATTATAGCCACGGGTTTTTCAACGGTAACGGTTGCGTTTATGATTGTAGTTGCTAAAACATTAGAATTGATGCATATTTGGAATCTATATTTTTGGACAACATTGTTTGTTACATTCGCAGTGACGGCTGTTACAGTACGAATTTGGCCTATCAGTAAAATGAGTGATAAATATTATAATAAAGGACAAGGCGAACCTGATGAAAAGATTCAGGGTGAGTACCTAAAAAACGCTTGGAAAAATGCAATGGTAGCAGCTAACAATGCTCCAAGTTTAGCTAGAAATATCTGGGATAATTTACGGGACGGTATGGTTATGACAATGAGTATTCTACCAACAATATTATCAATTGGCTTGATATGTTTGGCTTTGGCCGAATATACACCATTATTCGGTTATTTAGGTTATATATTTTATCCGATTACAGCTCTACTACAAATTCCAGAGCCATTTCTTGCTGCAAAAGCTGCTGCAATCGGTATTACCGAGATGTTTCTACCTGCACTGTTAGTAGTTGGAGCACCGTTAATAACAAAATTTATTATTTCTGTAGTTTGTGTTTCCTCAATAATCTTTTTTTCCGCAAGTGTACCTAGTATTCTGTCTACGGAGATCCCAATAAGTATTCCAAAGCTTATAATTATTTGGTTTGAAAGAACTATAATAAGTTTAATAATTGTAACACCAATAGCTTTTCTTTTACTTTAA
- a CDS encoding YjiH family protein, translated as MENPLHDVEAKEANPTNGKNVLKFVIYSFIGAFTFFIPVTINGNSTIPLDHMVTFVEENFTAVVPYYILLVIIFGAVHPFVNKTWNKDAVYIGLSFLKIIGMIVAFMLVFDFGPKWLFDPDLGPFLFNSLVTSVGILVPIGAVFLALLVGYGLLEFIGVLVQPIMKPIWKTPGRSAIDAVASFVGSYSIGLLITNKVFKEGKYTIKEATIIATGFSTVSATFMIVVAKTLGIMDIWNIYFWVTLVVTFLVTAITVRIWPLSKLSDSYYNGQEGHPEKKIEKNRLREAWSQGMETSEHSLPLLKNIWVNLKDGFIMAAAILPSILSVGLLGLILATYTPVFDILGYIFYPFTWLVQLPEPLLAAKAASIEIAEMFLPALLVVEASLVTKFVIAVLSVSAIIFFSALVPCILSTEIPISIPKLLVIWFERTVLTIIITTPIAFLLL; from the coding sequence ATGGAGAATCCTTTACATGACGTTGAAGCAAAAGAAGCGAATCCCACAAACGGAAAAAATGTTTTGAAATTCGTAATTTACAGCTTTATAGGGGCATTTACTTTTTTTATCCCGGTTACCATTAATGGGAATTCCACGATTCCGCTGGATCATATGGTCACGTTTGTAGAGGAAAATTTTACGGCAGTTGTGCCTTACTACATTTTGCTTGTCATTATATTTGGTGCTGTGCATCCCTTTGTAAACAAAACTTGGAATAAGGATGCTGTTTATATCGGGTTGTCTTTCCTTAAAATCATTGGGATGATCGTCGCGTTTATGCTCGTCTTTGATTTTGGCCCAAAATGGTTGTTTGATCCGGACTTAGGTCCATTTTTATTTAATAGTTTAGTAACGTCAGTCGGTATTCTGGTGCCAATTGGGGCAGTGTTCTTAGCACTTTTAGTCGGTTATGGTTTGTTGGAGTTTATTGGTGTGCTAGTGCAGCCAATCATGAAACCTATCTGGAAAACTCCGGGACGCTCTGCAATTGATGCGGTTGCTTCGTTCGTAGGCAGTTACTCGATCGGACTGTTAATAACTAATAAGGTGTTTAAAGAAGGAAAATATACAATAAAAGAAGCAACCATTATTGCAACAGGGTTTTCAACTGTATCCGCTACATTCATGATCGTTGTCGCAAAAACACTTGGAATTATGGATATTTGGAACATATATTTTTGGGTGACGTTAGTGGTAACTTTTCTTGTAACCGCTATCACTGTGCGAATTTGGCCATTAAGTAAATTAAGCGACTCCTATTATAATGGTCAGGAAGGACACCCTGAGAAAAAGATTGAAAAAAATCGTTTAAGGGAAGCATGGAGTCAAGGAATGGAAACATCTGAACATTCGTTACCATTATTGAAAAATATTTGGGTGAATTTAAAAGATGGCTTCATTATGGCAGCAGCAATTCTTCCTTCCATATTGTCTGTAGGTTTACTTGGCTTAATTCTGGCAACATATACGCCGGTTTTTGATATTCTGGGATATATTTTCTACCCATTTACCTGGTTGGTTCAACTACCTGAACCGCTGCTTGCAGCAAAGGCGGCTTCAATTGAAATAGCGGAAATGTTTTTACCTGCCTTATTGGTAGTTGAAGCATCATTGGTTACTAAATTCGTGATTGCTGTGCTGTCTGTTTCCGCGATTATCTTCTTTTCCGCATTAGTTCCTTGTATTTTATCAACTGAAATTCCGATCAGCATTCCGAAACTGTTGGTAATCTGGTTTGAACGGACGGTTTTGACAATTATTATCACAACCCCGATAGCATTTTTGTTGTTGTGA
- a CDS encoding M20 peptidase aminoacylase family protein translates to MTTNAIDTKIMNIFEHLHQNPEISWKETETTAYIKQILEDRGCKVTTFDDCTGVIGEIGSGEPVVAVRADLDALWQEVNGEFCANHSCGHDSHMSMAIGVLLKLTGMSSLPKGTIRFIFQPAEEKGTGALKMLEKGVIDDVNYMYGVHVRPVQEVQDGMAAPAILHGAGQHISGEIKGDDTHGARPHLGVNAIEVGAELLQKINHIHMDPQVPHSVKFTKFQAGGESSNVIPGHAAFSIDLRAQTNDCIAELAEKVKKAVESVSASYDIPIELETMSATASAIADKHAQALMTESIGEVLGEENVAPPVVTSGSEDFHFYTFKKKDLKATMLGLGCDLKPGLHHPNMTFNHDMIIPGAEIITKTVLKTLKSFE, encoded by the coding sequence ATGACAACAAATGCAATTGATACCAAAATCATGAATATTTTTGAACATTTACACCAGAATCCTGAAATCAGCTGGAAAGAAACGGAAACAACAGCTTATATAAAACAAATACTAGAAGATCGAGGTTGCAAGGTTACCACATTCGATGATTGTACAGGGGTAATCGGTGAAATTGGCAGCGGCGAACCGGTTGTAGCAGTCAGAGCCGATTTGGATGCTTTATGGCAGGAAGTTAACGGGGAATTTTGTGCAAATCATTCCTGTGGACATGATTCACACATGTCCATGGCGATTGGCGTGCTTTTAAAATTAACTGGGATGAGTTCACTGCCTAAAGGAACCATTCGTTTCATCTTTCAGCCTGCTGAGGAGAAAGGTACCGGCGCACTGAAAATGCTGGAAAAAGGCGTAATTGATGACGTCAACTATATGTATGGTGTTCATGTAAGACCGGTGCAGGAAGTGCAAGATGGAATGGCAGCTCCAGCAATTTTGCATGGAGCGGGTCAGCATATCAGCGGAGAAATAAAAGGTGATGATACCCACGGAGCGCGTCCGCATTTAGGTGTAAATGCAATCGAAGTTGGAGCAGAATTGTTACAGAAAATAAATCATATTCATATGGATCCGCAAGTACCACACTCTGTCAAATTCACCAAATTCCAGGCCGGCGGCGAGAGTTCCAATGTCATACCCGGACACGCAGCTTTCAGTATTGATTTACGCGCACAGACAAATGATTGTATTGCCGAATTGGCAGAGAAGGTTAAGAAAGCTGTTGAGTCCGTATCGGCATCCTATGACATACCTATTGAGCTAGAAACAATGTCTGCCACAGCATCAGCAATTGCCGATAAGCATGCACAAGCATTAATGACTGAATCCATTGGCGAAGTTTTAGGAGAAGAAAATGTTGCACCACCCGTTGTAACCAGCGGGAGCGAAGATTTTCATTTTTACACTTTTAAGAAAAAGGATTTAAAAGCAACGATGCTGGGGCTAGGCTGTGATTTAAAACCGGGTTTGCATCATCCAAACATGACATTTAACCACGACATGATTATCCCCGGTGCAGAGATAATAACGAAAACAGTATTAAAAACACTAAAGTCATTTGAATAA
- a CDS encoding C45 family autoproteolytic acyltransferase/hydolase has translation MSNKTPILALSGSPHEIGYAHGHRVKKQVHFTLETYERMFHVHSNLSWKDACNRALLHHDAIEQYNVDYLYEMEGLAKGAGVTFEDILAINARSEIALTNVPDGCTAFAITDQNESTWLAQNWDWTSTQADALVQLQIEKTNLPAVNMVTEAGIIGKIGSNSAGIGVGLNALVTNTVKPKVPIHLGLRAVLESSSMDEALSKVDQNQMASPAHFLIAAKSGKMIGLEVSPVHTAGIKSEENFVTHTNHILSEKLKHAVVEDPKPDSFTRYDVVNNLLRGMDKTKINDSMLFEVLADHTNYPHSICRHTSPEDEQTGTRISETIFSIVMNLTDDRLVWMKGHPCEQL, from the coding sequence ATGTCAAATAAAACTCCTATCTTAGCGTTATCAGGATCACCACATGAAATTGGCTATGCACATGGCCATCGAGTAAAAAAACAAGTCCATTTTACACTCGAAACATATGAAAGGATGTTCCACGTACACTCCAATCTGTCATGGAAGGATGCATGCAATAGGGCATTACTTCATCACGATGCAATTGAGCAGTACAACGTTGATTACTTGTATGAGATGGAAGGCCTGGCAAAAGGTGCGGGGGTAACCTTTGAAGATATATTGGCAATCAACGCAAGAAGCGAAATCGCTCTAACCAATGTACCCGATGGATGTACTGCATTTGCAATAACAGATCAAAACGAAAGCACGTGGCTGGCACAAAACTGGGATTGGACATCTACACAAGCAGATGCTTTAGTACAATTGCAAATTGAAAAAACTAATCTGCCTGCCGTTAATATGGTTACAGAGGCAGGAATCATTGGAAAAATCGGCAGTAATAGTGCTGGGATAGGGGTCGGTTTGAATGCATTAGTTACCAATACGGTAAAACCAAAAGTGCCCATTCACTTAGGATTACGCGCTGTGCTGGAATCATCTTCAATGGATGAAGCATTATCAAAAGTTGACCAAAATCAAATGGCTTCACCAGCGCATTTCCTGATTGCAGCGAAATCCGGCAAAATGATTGGACTGGAAGTATCACCGGTTCACACCGCCGGAATAAAATCAGAGGAAAATTTTGTCACACATACCAATCATATTTTATCGGAGAAATTAAAGCACGCAGTTGTAGAAGATCCTAAACCTGACTCTTTCACGCGATATGATGTTGTAAATAATTTGCTAAGGGGAATGGATAAGACAAAAATAAATGATTCCATGTTATTTGAAGTTCTTGCTGATCATACAAATTATCCTCACTCCATATGCCGGCACACGTCGCCTGAAGATGAACAAACAGGAACAAGGATAAGTGAAACTATTTTTAGTATTGTTATGAACTTGACTGATGATAGATTGGTATGGATGAAAGGGCATCCGTGTGAGCAACTATAA